The segment caaaatataggctcagaaaaaaaaaaaagggcaaaaacTAACTAAATTCTACATATGTACAAGTGGACACCTTTAAATAAGTTACGTCTGGCTcaggtttcctttttaaaacaacaacaagaatTATTAGTAAGAAAAGGAAGGAGATAAAAAGCAAGTAAACTCAACTCTTTTTTGGAGTCTGAAGTCCCAAGATATATATTCCAGTCCCTTTTGTGAGTGTTTTGCTGCACTGTTCCACTGAGAGAGAAAACATCCCTTTGCAAACATGTTAAGACTATTTGTTATTTAAGATGCACCCAAAAAAGAGTGCTGCAAACTAAAAACTGACCgttgggaaaaaacaaacaaaaatattaccaagaaaaaaaaaaactggatcaTGCGTTTTCTTCATCTGTTCTAGTAGAAAAGAAGGGGAGATTATTGAAATACCATACATGTCCTGCATGCAGGATTGCTTAAAAAGTCTTCTAAGAACCACAGCTAAGTGGCAGAGTTCCTTGGATGCTGCTTTATGAATGAGTACGATTATTAAGAAGGGGATATAGGAGGATTTCATTATGATGCACTTTTTCTCCCCAAACGATTTTGGTTGGTTACCCAGTTTTccaggagaaaaaacaaaaatttcagagGTTTGCTCATTTCCCCCCTATTGCTTCAAGTCTTTgaaagttcagtttgtctttCCCACCAGCCAAAGCTGTGTCTGGTGGTGAGGGGGGTGTTTTTTAAGTTTTCGGGATCACAATGTTTTAAGACTCAGGAGTGAGCGTGTGACGGTGTTTGGAGGCGGCTCGCACCTTGCTGGGGTCCAAGTCCCAGCTCGGGTTCTCTCTTTGCCTAGAGGATGCGCTGGGGGAAGTCGCGGGGCTCTTGCAAGGGGCAggaccccggggctccggctggcCCGGAGGCGAGCTCGCGGCGGGGCGGAGGCGTTGGTGGGCAGCcccggcggggagggaaggagacgCAAGCGGGGGGGACCTGGCCCTGCACGGGGTGCGCGCCTGCTTGGGGAGTTTGTGGGCAGCccggagacacacacacaaacacgagTCTATGTACAGCAGCCAGCCCCTCTATGTACACGGCGGGCGAGTcccggggggagctggggagggcgaGGACCCCCCCGTTCCCCGTTCACATGAAGAACTCGGCCGAGGCTTTGGGGGCGGCCTGGGGGGGCGGCTCCCgggggaagccgcggccagccaGCTTCTCGTACTTCTCTTTGTACAGGTCCCGCTCCTTGGCCAGCCGGGACACCTCCTGCTTGAGCTGCTCCACCTGGCCCTGCAGCTGGCACTTCTCGTTCTCCAGGATGTGCCGCTGCTGGACCCGTTTGTAGCGGCAGGACTGGGCGTAGCCCCGGTTCTTCAGCGTGCGCCGCTTCTGCTTGAGGCGGATCACCTCCTCCTTGCTGAAGCCCCGCAGCTGGCGGTTCAGCTCCCGCACCGACATGCTGACCAGCTGCTCGTCCGAGAAGCGCTCCTCCAGCCGCAGGTGGTGGTGCGGGTGCGCCGCGTGCGGGTGGTGCGGGTGCGCcgcgtggtggtggtggtggtgcgggtggtggtggtggtggtgcccgGCCGGGGCCGCCTCCTCGCCGGGGAAGCCCTGGCCGCGGAAGCCCTCGTAGCCGTGCAGCGGGTGCGGgttgccgatcagcgcctccacCGCGTCCTCCGGGGTGAGGTTCAGCGCCTCCGGGTTGAGCGGGTGCTGGTAGCCCGACATCCAGTAGAGATCCTCCAGCGGCGCCTTGCCGGCGCTGCCCGGGTGCGGGGCGGCTCCGGGGCCCGGCTGCCCGCCGGGGCTGGGCGCGCAGAAGCTGGGCGAGGAAGGCACCGAGGAgcagggggtgctgagcggggtggaggagagcgagccCGCGGGCAGGCGGTGGCAGAAGCGCTCGGCCTCGGGCGGCTCCTTCTTCACCTCGAACTTCATCAGGTCGAAGTCGTTGACGTACTCGATGGCCAGCGGGCTGGTGGGCAGCTCGCCGCTCATGGCCAGCTCCGAGGCCATCTCAGTCCATGCACCGGCGGCGCGGGGCTGGCCCTGCCCGGCGGGGGCTCGGCTGCGCCCGCCCGAGGGGCCCGGGATCTCCCCGGCGCAGCCCGCCTGCAAAGCGGGGAGCCGCTCGCTCGCCTCCCGCGGGAGCTGGGACGGGGCCGGGTTACTAAAGAGATCGAGTTGGTTGTGCCCTTCAAAGGCTCGGCGGGGAAAGTTGCACCCGGCGCATGGGGGGGAGCCGCAGGCAGAAAGCGACAGACACGAGCGCGGGGGGCGTCTTCGGAGAAAAGTTGCGCTGCCGGGGAATCCGGATCGGAGCCGGGCCGCGCCTGGTCCCCGCACCGTGGGCAACTGCTCTTGCACCGGGGGCTTTTTGGTGCCCGCCTCGCTCTTCTCGCCTCCGGCTTGGCTTTGCAGACAAGAGCCCCCCGCTCTGTGCCTTGccaccccccgctcccccggctCTGCAGGCAAGGGGCAGCagccctcttccccccgaggctgACTGCTCAGTGCAATGCCCCCCCCCGCCAGGACACAACGCTGGGCAATCACCACCGAGGGGGTCTCTGCCTGTGGCCCCCGTCCCCTGCGCCCCACGCTCAGCTGCGGCACCGCCCACGGGCCCGTCTCCCGCTTTGCCAGTACTGAAGTGCTGAATGGAGCACTCTGCCTTTTATAGGGAGCAATGCCTGGCCCCGCCTCCCCGGGCGGGGGCAGCCGCCTCCCCACCTATAACAGCCAGTGCAATTTGCCTATCCCTATAGCAACCCTGGGGCCAGCTGTCAGTCTCCTGCGGGAACAGCTgtaagggaggggaaagggagggcaGGGAAAAGGTCCCTCCAGTGGCCATGCACAGGAATAGCCTAAATAGAGCTAGGACTCTACTCTCGTGGAAGGGGCTgcttcccagcccccccacttctCACAGCAAATCCAAAGCCCAGGGCTCCTGGCACACGGAGATTCTCTGAACAATTAGTTTAGCCTTAAATGCACACCACAAGCCCAGgcatttttattttactgtatGCAAAGATCTAGTCTAATAACAGTCTCCCTTTGAATTCATCAGCCCCAGGGGCAACGGGAAGAAATAAGTTTGACAATAAAGACAGATTTCTGGGCCCTTCAGAGCCAGCTCTGCTCCTTTACCAGGACAGTAAAACTGGGTTTTCGCTTTTTAACCTTGCTGTGCACCCGCAGGAAAGGTCAATGCaactcttcctcccaccccccccacaaacccatcctcatgccactcccccacccccaccccaacacaaaTACATAAGCAGGCAGGCACACCCCAAGTGTGTCCAGGTTTGTGATGCTGTTACCCATAATAATTATAATCCAAAAGACACCTGCTCCGATACGCCCCACAGTTCTCCCAACGCATCTATGGGGATGTAAAAATGACTTGCAAACCACACACCACAACACAGATGCACATGGCAGGGCAAtgcatcctccccccacccccacccccacccccacacactgtctgtctctcacacatacacacacacacccctacctctgCATTCCTGGAGCTCTGTACAATAAAAAACACAAACTTCAATACACATATTGCATCTAGCTCCGTAGGTGTACTGGGAGATATCACATACATCTTAATACCCACAAATTGCACACATCCAAGACACATTTCAATACACACTAAGTGCCACACCAATTGACACACACCCCGACATGGTATTTTTTCCCAGTACCCCAAAGGACAGCAAGCAGCCCAGGGATACATATAGGCcctgcctacacacacacacacacacacacacacaggtccagTCCACCTGCCTCAAATCCCACAACCAGTACATACAGGCTGACAAACTGCAATAACCAAAGGTTTCCCTCTCTGAGGGTAGGCAGTTCCCATGTCATACGTGTTGGCAGGGGGATTCGTTGGGGTTGTCGTAAGCTGGTTAAAATGCCCTGCCTTTGCTCTCAGCAAATTGTAACTTTCCTACCAGGCCTCGGCCAAGCAAAAGGAAAAACCCTCCCtcaaaaaagaagggaaaaaccCAGAACGTGGCTTATTGATTTCAAATATCTGCAGTGTCAGATTTCGCATGAATTAGAGTCTAACAACCCAGCCCGCTGCAGGGCTCGTTGTCTCTCCATCAATCCCGCGTTCCCTGGGCCAGCACCAAACCCGCTCCCCTGGTGCGGCTGGCTGGCACACCCACCAAATCCCGTGCCAAAAATCCTCTAGCCACTGGCCAAAATCCCACAGCCCCAGATTTAGCCAGGGGGGAAATAACACAGCCACGCAGTTCCCATTCCCCTCACCAGTGTCAGTTCACAGAGATAACGGCAGGATTTCCAAGTGGGGCGATTCACTGTTCGTTTCACACTGCTAACCCGGCGAGGTCGGGATTCATCTCTTTTTGCCCACACCACACAGCTGAGTCAGGATCAGGGGCCGAACCCCAGCGTGAAGGCCCAGAGACCTTGTCCGTTGCTGCTCCAGGAAGAGTGCCCGTTCGTTCCATGCATGTGCCCAGTCCAccctgcaggctgggcagaacaAGCAATGGGGTGGGGTCCTGGTGTCAGAGAGGCCAATCAGGAGCGTACCTGGACTCGGCTCCCAGCAACCATGCTTGGGGAGGGAGCCCTTGGCCTGCACTGAGGGTTTGGGGCTGGAAGCGCGTCCATGGGAAGAAAACCAGAAGCTCCCAGGTCTGACCTTACTATAGAGTTTCTCCACAATTTAGGGAAAGGATCCCACCCTGAGGGAGGAAAATTATCCCAGCACAGTGTGTCCCAAGCCAggttatatgattctatgatcactacTGGAAGGTGCAGGGTCCTCTGGACTGTTTATGTAGCTTATCCATTCTCCAGCCATGATCCATGCTGCACGGGTGAGCTTCAGAGCTCACCATGGTGGTCCATGAACAAAACATATTGAAAACCATAGAGCAGGGGACTGTGGGAGAGGGGGCTGATGGTCCCTTGAGGGCTCTTAAACTTGCAAAGTTGTCCACACTGTGAAAGAGCTGGGTAGTTTCTGCTCTGCCATATACTGCGGTGCACTGAGAACCAGGGGGACAGAATGACTGGCAAGGAGAggagaactgggagtcaggagaactgggtGCTACATCCAGTTCTGCTGCCCAATGGCTGTGTGACCCTGTGAGAGTCACTGcactgctgtgcctcagtttcccctcctatgCAATGGGAATAATGAGATACTTACCCagctttataaagtgctttgagatctacagatggaaGAACACTAAAGTATTAATAGATTAAAGGAATTGAAGATTAAAAGGGATTGAAAAAATGGGGACAGATTAGTTTAGAGGGAGACAAATAAGAAGGGGCACAATAGAGGTTTGGAAAATAAAGAATGAGAGAAAAGTGGTGAATTGGGCGCGCCCCCTGTTTAGTCTCTCATATGCAAGAGCAAGGGGGTGTCCAATGACACTGAAGACAGAAAATTTAAAATGGCTAAAAGGAAACACTTTCATTCAGTTCCTGGTTAGCCAGTGGAACTCACTGCACCATGATATCACCAAAGTCAGGAGCCGAGCAGGATCCAAAAAAGGACTGGAGAGTAGTCACATGAGGTCCGATTAAACATAAAGGAATGATCTCTGCAAGCTTTAGGATATAAACCAATCACTAACTGATGAGAATCAGGAGGGAAATTCCTTTATCAGGTTAgaatcacagggttagaagggaccacaaggatcAACCTAGTCTAACCCTTGCCAagctgcaggatttgttgtgtctaaaccacccCAGACAGAcggctctc is part of the Chrysemys picta bellii isolate R12L10 chromosome 2, ASM1138683v2, whole genome shotgun sequence genome and harbors:
- the MAFA gene encoding transcription factor MafA produces the protein MASELAMSGELPTSPLAIEYVNDFDLMKFEVKKEPPEAERFCHRLPAGSLSSTPLSTPCSSVPSSPSFCAPSPGGQPGPGAAPHPGSAGKAPLEDLYWMSGYQHPLNPEALNLTPEDAVEALIGNPHPLHGYEGFRGQGFPGEEAAPAGHHHHHHPHHHHHHAAHPHHPHAAHPHHHLRLEERFSDEQLVSMSVRELNRQLRGFSKEEVIRLKQKRRTLKNRGYAQSCRYKRVQQRHILENEKCQLQGQVEQLKQEVSRLAKERDLYKEKYEKLAGRGFPREPPPQAAPKASAEFFM